The following coding sequences are from one Bos taurus isolate L1 Dominette 01449 registration number 42190680 breed Hereford chromosome 26, ARS-UCD2.0, whole genome shotgun sequence window:
- the KNDC1 gene encoding kinase non-catalytic C-lobe domain-containing protein 1 isoform X5 → MQTMDRAAAAFYEEDGKDLDFYDFEPLPTLPEDEENVSLADILSLRDSGLSEQEAWAVCLECSLAMRSVAHSAIFQTLCITPDTLAFNTSGNVCFMEQLSDDPEGAFVPPEFDVTGNTFEDCRCRVHCGM, encoded by the exons ATGCAGACCATGGACCGGGCCGCGGCGGCTTTTTATGAGGAGGACGGCAAGGACCTGGACTTCTATGACTTCGAGCCGCTCCCCACTCTGCCAGAAGACGAG GAGAATGTGTCCCTGGCCGACATCCTCTCCCTGCGGGACAGCGGCCTGAGCGAGCAGGAGGCCTGGGCTGTGTGCCTGGAGTGCAGCCTGGCAATGCGCAGCGTCGCCCACTCGGCCATCTTCCAGACCCTGTGCATCACGCCCGACACGCTGGCCTTCAACACCAGCGGGAACGTGTGCTTCATGGAGCAGCTCAGCG aTGACCCTGAGGGAGCTTTTGTGCCCCCAGAGTTTGATGTGACGGGGAACACCTTTGAG GATTGCAGATGTCGTGTTCACTGTGGAATGTGA